GACCTCGCGGATTCAGAACGCCTGAATCCAGGGATGCACCTCCAGCCGGGTCCAGATCCCCTGGCGCCAGTACACATCGTTGTGCAGCAGCGCCTCCACCTGCTCGCGGGACTCCGCCTCGTAGATGCCGAACACATGGGTGCTGCCTTCCGTCGGCCCCAGGGTGATCAGGGTGCCGGCTTCCTGTTGCTGCTTCAGGCCGGCGAGGTGTTCCTCGCGGAAGGGAGCGCGTTTCTCCAGGGCATTGTCGCAGTAGGTGCCCCACAGGACGAAGCGGGCCATGGCAGCGTTGTGGCTCCGCTGACCCTATCGGGGCCGGTCTGGAAAGCGGAACGAGGTGGCGGCCCGCCGTTCGGTTCGCTGGCCTGGCAGTGATAGGACTGGTCTCACTGTTGTCCCGTCTGCGAACCGATGCCCAAGTCCAAGCACGTTGCCGCTCTGATCATTCTGGTCGCCGGCGTCTTGGCGTCCGGGTTGCCGGCCCGGGCCAACATGATGGACTTCATGATCCGCAAGTACTGCCTGGCAGCCGTGAATGATGAGGTGAAAGCCTCCGGCAAGCCTGCTCCAGCCGGCATGGCCGACTACACCTGCGACTGCGTGGTGCAGGAGATGAAGAACCGCAAGACCCAGGAACAGGCCAAGGCGATCTGCAAGGCCCGCACGGCCAAGAAGTACAACCTCTGATCGTCCTGAACGCCGGGGTTCCTCCGGCAGGGAACCGGCCATGCTGAGCGGGAATGGGGGGCTGCCCGGCGGCCCGGGGCCGGCAGCCCGGCTTGCCGGGGTGCTGAGTCCGGTGATTCCTGAGCTGGCCGCCCTGGTGTCCCGCACGCCAGGCACTCTCTCCCTGGCCCAGGGCATGGTGGGCTGGGGGCCCCCGAAGGCCGTGGCCGAAGCGGTGGTGCATGCGGTTGATCCCGCCATGGCCGAAGCCACACCCGGGGCCTCGGGCTCTGGAGCCAGCCTGGATCGCTACGGCGCGGTGGCGGGTGATCCGGAGCTGCTGGCCGCCATCGCCGCCAGTTTCACCACGCATCACGGCCTCGACCTTCAGGCCAGCACCCTGATGGTCACC
This sequence is a window from Cyanobium sp. PCC 7001. Protein-coding genes within it:
- a CDS encoding YciI family protein, producing MARFVLWGTYCDNALEKRAPFREEHLAGLKQQQEAGTLITLGPTEGSTHVFGIYEAESREQVEALLHNDVYWRQGIWTRLEVHPWIQAF